In Leptotrichia sp. oral taxon 215 str. W9775, the genomic window CACTTAGAAACTTAGGTACAGAAGGTTTATTCCTTGCAATGATTACAGCATTACTTGCGGTAACAGTATTTGCTGCAGTTAAAAACAGAGGTTGGACAATAAAACTTCCTGAAGGAGTACCACCTGCAGTAATGAATTCATTTGCGGCATTAATACCAAGTATGTTTGTAATGCTTCTATTTTTTGCATTGAGACTTTTCTTCTATTTCTTTACAAAAGATCAGTATGCACATGACTTTATTTATAAAGTTCTGCAAGGGCCTCTTGAAGGATTAGGAAAGAATTTCTTCTTTGAACCAATTTATCAGTTCTTATCAACATTGTTCTGGTTCTTTGGTATTAACGGTCCTGCTGTTACAAATACAGTTTTCTCTCCATTACACCTGGCTATGACAACAGGAAATCAGGAAGCGTTTGCGGCTCATATGCCATTACCTCATATATTTACAGGTTCATTCTCTGATTTCTTCTGTAACTTCGGTGGTGGAGGAAGTACATTATCTTTAGTATTACTGATGATGTTTAAAGGAAAATCTGAACGTATGAAAAAATTAGGGAAACTATCAATAGTTCCTGGAATTTTTGGAATAAATGAAATGGTTATTTTCGGACTTCCAGTTGTATTAAATCCGATTATTGCGATTCCGTTTTTATTAACACCGCTTGTTAATACAATTTTAGGTACACTGGCAACAATGTTACACATTATTCCTCGTACTACAGGAACACTATTACCTTGGACAACGCCTTTATTCTTTTCAGGATGGCTTTCTACAGGAAGTATAATTGCAGGGCTTTTCCAAATAGTACAGGTAGCGATAGGATGTATGATTTACTATCCGTTCTTTAAAATATTGGATAACCAGTATTTACAAGATGAAACAAAACCTGTAGAACAAAGTAAAGAAGATGATTTAGAAGACATTTCACTTGATGATATATCTTTCTAGAAAATATAAATTTATGTTGAATAAGGCTGTTTCAAAATTAATTTATAAATTTTAATTTTGGAGCAGTTTTGTTCATTATGGAGACAGTTTTAATATAAAAGTGACAGGATAGCTAATAATAAAGCTTTTAAGCAAATTTTTTACAGCAAAGGAGATATATAAATGAGAATAGTTTTATTTTTTGACCAGATTCAATCGGGAACAGGTGGAAAAGAAGGAGCTAATGTGGAACTTGCACTGGAAAAAGGTGGAATGGGTTCATACATGATGTTTTCTGAATATATAAAAAATATAGGTGGAACTGTACTTGCCACTACATATTGCAGTGACAGTTATTTTAAGGAAAATCAGGAGCTTGTTCTGGAAAAAATGACAGGACTTTTAAATAAAGTAAAGGCTGATATTCTTTTATGCGGGCCATGCTTTAATTATTACAATTATGCAGAAATGTCCTCCATTTTAGCAGAGCACGTAAAGAAGGAAACAAGCTGTAAACCGGTAGTTGTATGTTCGGAAGAAAATAAGGAAATAATAGATAAATATAAAAATAATCTGGTAATGATAAAAATGCCGAAAAAAGGTGGGGTAGGCTTGCGTGAATCATTACAGAATATGGCAGATGTAATAAAATGTCTGTATGAAGGATCAGATTTATCAGAAGTAAGTGATTATATATATAAATAGTTAGAAAAAACTGTCTGAAAATAGAAATAAAAATTATGAAAATTATATTTATTCATTTGTTAAAATTTTTCTTATATAAAACAGTCATTCATTAAAAAAAAGTCAAAAATCGCCAAATTTAGGCTGTTGACTTTTTCTAAATTCATTTCCTGTTTTATATTGTAAAATTTTAAATAACTCATAAATATAATTTTTCATATTGTGTTTTAAGTCTTATTTTAAGATAGTTTAAACTGTTAATTTATCTATATATCAAGAAATGGAGAAGATATGAGATTAAAGGAATTATGTCAATTAAGGGGAGTTTCAGGAGATGAAAAGGAAGTACATGATTTTCTGCATAAAGAATATGAAAAAAGAAATCTTTCAATAATAAAGGATAGACTCGGATCTATTTTTGGCTTAAAAAAAGGGAACGATTCATCATATAAAATAATGATAAGCTCAAATATTGATGAAAGTGGAGGAATGATTTCAGATATCAGGGAAGACGGACTAATGGAATTTCTGACAATAGGGCTTTATGAAAAAAGTCTTTTTGAGCAGAGAATAGTGAAAGTTTTAAATAGAAGACATGAAGAATATACAGGATTTGTAATAAAAAATGAAAAAGAGCTGCTGATTGACGTAGGGTATGGAAGTAAAGAAGAAGTTTTAGGGGCAGGAATACAGATTGGAGATATGTTTGTGCTAGATATTCCTACTTTATTTCTTCCAAATGAAGAAATACTTTCTAAAAATCTTTCCAACAGGGCAGGACTTGAAGCAGGGCTTACAGTATTAGATAAGATGGAAGAAAATAAGGAAATGCCTCCATTTGATGTGGTAATAGGAGGGATATCCCATTCGGTAACAGGTCAGCGTGGAGCAATAACAGCAACAACTGCATTAAAACCGGATATAGCTGTCGTTATTGATACGGCATATGTGAAAGAGCCTAAAGAAAATACAGTATATATTAGAAGTTTTGATAAATCAATGCTTCCAAATCAAATGTTAAAGAAGGAATTTTATGAAGTGGCACAGAAAAAAGGATATATTCCTGAAGGCCATGTTCAGCTGGAAGCGACAGACGGGTCTTTTATCCATAAATCATTGGCAGGGACTCCAACAGTTGTACTTGTACTACCTTTAAAACATAAACAGGCTATGTTAAATTCGTTAAAAATAGAGCATATAAATAATTTGAGTGACATAATTATAGAATTTATTAAGGGACTGACTGTAGAAAAAATAGAAAAATTCGGATTTAAAGGGTGAGAAAAATGGATTTTGATATTAAATGGGAAGTTCTGAAGGAGCTGACAGAAACTTATGCAATTTCAGGCTTTGAAGAGGATATTACCAATATGTTGAAAAAGAATATAAATTTTCCATTTTCTCAGGATGGACTTGGATCCTGCCTTTTCACAAAGGAAGGAAACGGAATTTCCATAATGATAGCAACTCATATGGATGAAGTAGGATTTGTAGTCAGGGAAATAGATGAACAGGGGTACTTATATTTTCAGAATGTAGGAAATATGTGGTCACATGTTCTGCTTAACCAGAAGGTAGCAGTTATAAATGAGGAAAAAAAGATTTATTACGGTGTTATTGGTGGACCGGCAGTCCATTCAATAAAGGAAAAGGAAAGAGAAAAGGTATTGCCGATTGATAAACTGTATATTGATATGGGAGTCAGCAGTAAGAAAAGGATAGAAGAACTGGGAATAAAAGTAGGGGACATGATATGTCCATATGCAGAAATGATGGAACTTAATGAGGAAGGATATCTTGCTGGAAAATCCTTTGACAATCGTGTAAGCGTTGCAACGGGAATATGGCTTATGAATATGCTGAAAAATGAAAATACAGGGAACAAAGTCACATTGGCAGCAACAGTACAGGAGGAAGTTGGGCTAAGAGGTGCAAGAACGACAGCACATAAAGTATTT contains:
- a CDS encoding PTS sugar transporter subunit IIC, which translates into the protein MFDKLEKVLGPLASKLSSNKVLAAIRDGFLVGTPLIIAASIFLVIGNFPIEGYEAFVAKFLGEGWDGYLNAVIRSTFGVIALLGVIGIGYYYAKAKGVEGISGAAVSLVAFLIISPQSHDLFVNAEGKAFRGFALRNLGTEGLFLAMITALLAVTVFAAVKNRGWTIKLPEGVPPAVMNSFAALIPSMFVMLLFFALRLFFYFFTKDQYAHDFIYKVLQGPLEGLGKNFFFEPIYQFLSTLFWFFGINGPAVTNTVFSPLHLAMTTGNQEAFAAHMPLPHIFTGSFSDFFCNFGGGGSTLSLVLLMMFKGKSERMKKLGKLSIVPGIFGINEMVIFGLPVVLNPIIAIPFLLTPLVNTILGTLATMLHIIPRTTGTLLPWTTPLFFSGWLSTGSIIAGLFQIVQVAIGCMIYYPFFKILDNQYLQDETKPVEQSKEDDLEDISLDDISF
- a CDS encoding GrdB-related putative oxidoreductase, whose translation is MRIVLFFDQIQSGTGGKEGANVELALEKGGMGSYMMFSEYIKNIGGTVLATTYCSDSYFKENQELVLEKMTGLLNKVKADILLCGPCFNYYNYAEMSSILAEHVKKETSCKPVVVCSEENKEIIDKYKNNLVMIKMPKKGGVGLRESLQNMADVIKCLYEGSDLSEVSDYIYK
- a CDS encoding M42 glutamyl aminopeptidase, with product MRLKELCQLRGVSGDEKEVHDFLHKEYEKRNLSIIKDRLGSIFGLKKGNDSSYKIMISSNIDESGGMISDIREDGLMEFLTIGLYEKSLFEQRIVKVLNRRHEEYTGFVIKNEKELLIDVGYGSKEEVLGAGIQIGDMFVLDIPTLFLPNEEILSKNLSNRAGLEAGLTVLDKMEENKEMPPFDVVIGGISHSVTGQRGAITATTALKPDIAVVIDTAYVKEPKENTVYIRSFDKSMLPNQMLKKEFYEVAQKKGYIPEGHVQLEATDGSFIHKSLAGTPTVVLVLPLKHKQAMLNSLKIEHINNLSDIIIEFIKGLTVEKIEKFGFKG
- a CDS encoding M42 family metallopeptidase, giving the protein MDFDIKWEVLKELTETYAISGFEEDITNMLKKNINFPFSQDGLGSCLFTKEGNGISIMIATHMDEVGFVVREIDEQGYLYFQNVGNMWSHVLLNQKVAVINEEKKIYYGVIGGPAVHSIKEKEREKVLPIDKLYIDMGVSSKKRIEELGIKVGDMICPYAEMMELNEEGYLAGKSFDNRVSVATGIWLMNMLKNENTGNKVTLAATVQEEVGLRGARTTAHKVFPDLAIAVDTTLAGDTPLNKNNIKLGKGVAINVIDSMTIMNRGLLIYMENLCRKNNIPYQLSCFTDGGTDAGNIHKSGIGIPATTLSIPMRYMHTHLGVVHKDDIISALKLLKLIIEDLTPEKYERILKENYHYSE